One stretch of Danio rerio strain Tuebingen ecotype United States chromosome 6, GRCz12tu, whole genome shotgun sequence DNA includes these proteins:
- the tbx19 gene encoding T-box transcription factor TBX19 isoform X2: protein MIVTKNGRRMFPVLKVSVTGLDPNAMYSFLLDFTPADGHRWKYVNGEWVPAGKPEPHSHSCVYIHPDSPNFGAHWMKAPVSFNKVKLTNKLNGGGQIMLNSLHKYEPQIHIVRVGGSHRMVTNISFTDTQFIAVTAYQNEEITALKIKHNPFAKAFLDAKERSHPKNHLEPPVENQHMGIPHCGWFISNPDSLCSASGGNFPYPGGLPLTHHHHGYKHYPSLHGHRAAPYPSPYLPRHHHRGHNTVSLSDNLSPGVQMFSGHESWTGVSPPGPAAMLSMQPAPNSPGASSQYPCLWTVSSCTVSSSPPGGVVSLTHGQDEPADGASTSASPCSLLQAHGPTGSDGSVDPANHSRVGGMSWASVTTHSF, encoded by the exons GAGGATGTTTCCAGTTCTGAAGGTCAGCGTGACGGGTCTGGATCCCAATGCCATGTATTCGTTCCTTCTGGACTTCACCCCTGCAGACGGGCACCGCTGGAAGTACGTAAACGGAGAGTGGGTCCCGGCGGGCAAACCTGAGCCTCACAGTCACAGCTGTGTCTACATCCATCCCGACTCCCCCAACTTCGGCGCACATTGGATGAAGGCTCCGGTGTCCTTCAATAAAGTCAAACTGACCAATAAACTCAACGGAGGTGGACAg ATCATGCTGAATTCCCTCCATAAATATGAGCCTCAAATTCACATTGTTCGTGTTGGGGGAAGCCACAGGATGGTGACCAACATCTCCTTCACAGACACTCAGTTCATCGCTGTAACAGCCTACCAGAATGAAGAG ATAACTGCCCTGAAGATAAAACACAACCCGTTTGCCAAAGCGTTCCTTGATGCGAAGGAAAG GAGTCATCCTAAGAATCATCTAGAACCTCCAGTTGAGAACCAGCACATGGGCATCCCGCACT GCGGATGGTTCATATCAAACCCAGACTCTTTGTGTTCTGCTAGTGGTGGAAACTTTCCATATCCAGGAGGTTTACCGCTCACTCATCATCACCATGGGTATAAACACTACCCAAGTCTACATGGGCATCGGGCAGCCCCGTACCCATCGCCCTACCTGCCCCGCCATCATCACCGTGGCCATAACACag TTTCTCTATCAGACAATCTGAGTCCAGGCGTGCAGATGTTCTCCGGTCACGAGAGCTGGACAGGTGTGTCTCCTCCAGGTCCTGCTGCCATGCTGTCCATGCAACCTGCTCCAAACTCACCTGGAGCCAGCAG TCAATATCCCTGCCTGTGGACTGTGAGCAGCTGCACCGTCTCCTCCAGTCCTCCAGGAGGCGTTGTGAGCCTTACACACGGCCAGGATGAGCCTGCGGACGGTGCATCTACTTCTGCTTCACCGTGCTCTTTACTGCAGGCCCACGGACCAACCGGCTCAGATGGTTCCGTAGATCCAGCCAATCACAGTAGGGTAGGCGGGATGAGCTGGGCTTCTGTCACCACCCACTCTTTCTAA
- the iqcb1 gene encoding IQ calmodulin-binding motif-containing protein 1 (The RefSeq protein has 4 substitutions, 1 frameshift compared to this genomic sequence), whose translation MGPSGDEIYPELKDLVEDTREISEDKFNDVLSKLKELLDLKSLGDQRDLEVCRLRLYTHGVLQYCSSSLRFRPARIQGGYAALTQIADLLSTCCVGLAAFRDIEVFSHEFLPSVVESLLFLAERLMNRALRDKAPSEMIRLFRKVFDSIGWLLRAHRHLIHHVLRCKHYESVQICEDDDVSIVTVTLWNDIFRTNSAVLAEMGNRALTDIMDDIVYKMSSSSNPVIGRAAVKTLVLILDHSSSTQQLIQRRYRGLSDLAEKDWRGKGFDSALDQLIDHLQLDVPWKEPKESSEECVRAACVIQAAWRAHLTRRRLKKLPRAVSTLQRSFREKRRQQQEHTERRRAEEELRHQVCLRRQRAMRLFRQHQLHLMEILPAGQVQRYLGELENKAALVIQRVWRGHRERRHFQQHKHILRRHRAAVTLQRAVLLFLKRRKAQRNILTPLKAPKGLTDSRRTELRKQIQEHISLHPSSVQSAEGSAELHQRAQSLLHRHLVNRASDRAQEQHRQALLAQINTDIELLLNAPSLRDVREEDVNLFLSRSCPVATRARQSHNALLQSMRLPWWRTLGDDLSNPEEPRKDYDIDIESLYLGGS comes from the exons ATGGGTCCTTCAGGAGACGAAATATACCCAGAGCTCAGGGATTTGGTGGAAGACACCAGAGAAATATCTGAAGACAAGTTTAACGACGTTCTTTcaaaattaaaag AACTTCTAGACCTGAAGTCTTTAGGAGATCAGAGGGATCTGGAGGTGTGTAAACTGAGACTTTACACTCATGGTGTGCTGCAGTACTGCTCCTCTTCTCTGAGATTCAGTCCAGCCAGGATTCAAGGAGGCTACGCAGCTCTCACACAGATAGCAGACCTCCTAAG CACATGTTGCGTTGGTCTGGCTGCTTTCAGAGACATCGAGGTGTTCAGTCATGAATTTCTGCCATCAGTGGTGGAAAGTCTTCTTTTTCTTGCAGAGCGTCTCATGAACAGAGCTCTGAGG GACAAGGCACCTAGTGAGATGATTCGTTTGTTTAGAAAAGTCTTTGATTCCATCGGCTGGCTTCTCAGGGCTCACAGGCATCTCATTCATCATG TGCTGAGATGTAAACATTATGAGAGTGTTCAGATCTGTGAGGATGATGACGTCTCCATTGTTACTGTCACCTTGTGGAACGATATCTTCAGGACAAACAG TGCCGTCTTGGCTGAGATGGGAAACAGGGCTCTGACCGACATCATGGATgatattgtgtataaaatgtccAGTAGCTCAAACCCTGTGATTGGCAGAGCAGCAGTGAAGACTCTTGTTCTGATTTTAGACCACAGCAGCTCTACCCAACAGCTCATTCAGAGACGATACAGAG GTTTGTCTGATTTGGCTGAGAAGGACTGGCGTGGTAAAGGCTTTGACTCAGCTCTGGATCAGCTTATTGATCACCTGCAATTAGATGTCCCATGGAAAGAACCTAAG GAGTCGTCTGAGGAGTGTGTGAGGGCAGCGTGTGTGATTCAGGCAGCCTGGAGAGCTCATTTGACCAGAAGAAGACTGAAGAAACTCCCCAGAGCCGTCAGCACTTTACAGCGCAGCTTCAG GGAAAAGCGGAGACAGCAGCAGGAACACACCGAGAGACGACGTGCAGAAGAGGAATTACGCCATCAAGTGTGTTTGAGAAGACAGAGAGCCATGAGACTGTTCCGCCAACACCAGCTGCATCTGATGGAGATTCTACCAGCCG GTCAGGTGCAGAGATACCTGGGGGAGCTGGAGAACAAGGCAGCGCTGGTGATTCAGAGAGTGTGGAGAGGACACAGAGAGAGACGCCACTTCCAGCAGCACAAACACATCCTCAGACGACACAGAGCTGCTGTCACGCTGCAGAGAGCC GTTCTGCTTTTTTTAAAACGTCGTAAAGCACAGAGGAATATTCTTACACCACTGAAAGCACCCAAAGGACTGACAGACAGCAGAAGAACAGAGCTCAGAAAGCAGATTCAGGAGCACATCTCTCTACATCCC TCATCTGTGCAGTCAGCAGAGGGCAGCGCAGAGCTCCATCAGAGAGCGCAGAGTCTCCTCCATCGTCACCTGGTCAACAGAGCGTCTGATCGGGCGCAGAAGCAGCACAGACAGGCTCTACTTGCACAGATCAACACGGACATAGAGCTTTTGCTGA ATGCACCGTCCCTGAGGGATGTCAGA GAGGATGTGAATCTGTTCCTGAGCCGTTCATGTCCGGTAGCTACACGTGCCCGTCAATCCCATAATGCCTTGCTACAGAGTATGCGTCTGCCTTGGTGGAGGACGCTAGGAGATGATTTATCCAACCCAGAGGAGCCCAGGAAAGACTACGACATAGACATTGAGTCACTGTATCTCGGTGGAAGCTAA
- the LOC562898 gene encoding serine/threonine-protein kinase pim-1-like, translating to MFYQTAFEIMGQKRKRDCFSDSDCVIAQNFHHGAQTKSCPNEAFDHLEPVEERRPSKKMRSGSSSSYFSAQSVTSEERNNEYYDCFMDFSVENPKLTETDTSSGLSLDEASSSSSSSSRTSSTNSNSSRTSSSNSSCSRKSCSNTSRTSRSSKTSSSTSSSSSNSSNSLGGQQVQDPDQDIDNDILGRYRIVKKLGQGGYGTVFEAVRVRDGLEVAMKVVLKSSDMDYLSIPGHPTPLPLEVALTILANHGPTVPQIIQMLEWQERPDSYIMILERPSPCEDLFDFLERHLGTLSENMTRHIMWQVVQAAHMCCQRGVLHRDIKLENLLINKETLEVKLIDFGCGDLLKTSAYTTFCGTEDYCPPEFRSSGRYYGKAATVWSLGVLLYELLCGEPPKHSDLDLTDERIWIKPGLSKECCQLVQSCLQRSPKKRIALGKLSSHRWFKVTR from the exons ATGTTTTATCAAACCGCTTTTGAGATCATGGGAcagaagagaaagagagattgTTTTTCTGACAGCGATTGCGTTATTGCGCAAAATTTCCATCATGGTGCGCAAACAAAATCCTGCCCCAACGAGGCGTTCGACCATCTCGAGCCCGTTGAGGAGAGGCGACCATCAAAAAAGATGAGGAGCGGGTCGTCTTCTTCTTACTTCTCTGCTCAAAGTGTCACCTCTGAGGAGAGAAATAATGaatattatgattgttttatGGATTTCTCTGTGGAGAATCCTAAACTTACGGAAACTGATACCAGCAGCGGCCTGAGTCTTGACGAGGCCAGCTCCAGTTCCAGCTCCTCCAGCAGGACGTCCAGCACCAACAGCAACTCCAGCAGGACGTCCAGCTCCAACAGCAGCTGCAGCAGGAAGTCCTGCTCCAACACCAGCAGGACGTCCAGGTCCAGCAAGACATCCAGCTCCACTTCCAGCAGCTCATCCAACTCCAGCAACAGCCTTGGTGGTCAGCAGGTCCAAGATCCAGATCAAGACATCGACA ATGACATTTTGGGCCGCTACAGAATTGTAAAAAAGCTCGGCCAGGGAGGATACGGGACAGTGTTCGAAGCAGTTCGTGTGAGGGACGGTCTTGAG GTGGCAATGAAGGTGGTTTTGAAGAGCAGTGACATGGATTACCTCAGCATT CCTGGTCATCCTACACCCCTTCCGTTAGAGGTTGCTCTAACCATTCTTGCCAACCATGGTCCGACCGTTCCTCAGATAATCCAGATGCTGGAGTGGCAGGAGCGTCCCGACTCCTATATAATGATCTTGGAGCGTCCCTCACCCTGCGAAGACCTTTTTGATTTCCTGGAGCGGCACTTAGGAACCCTCAGCGAGAACATGACACGGCACATCATGTGGCAGGTAGTGCAGGCTGCCCACATGTGCTGTCAGCGAGGGGTCCTCCATCGGGACATTAAATTAGAAAACCTGCTGATAAACAAGGAAACTCTGGAAGTGAAGCTCATCGACTTTGGCTGCGGTGACCTTCTGAAGACCTCAGCATATACAACATTCTGTG GGACTGAAGATTACTGTCCACCTGAATTTAGATCCAGTGGCAGATATTATGGAAAAGCAGCAACTGTTTGGTCACTGGGGGTTCTCCTGTATGAGCTGCTGTGTGGAGAACCTCCAAAACACAGTGACCTGGACTTGACAGATGAAAGGATTTGGATCAAACCTGGATTGTCAAAAG AGTGCTGCCAACTGGTCCAGTCCTGCCTGCAGAGGAGCCCCAAGAAGAGGATCGCTTTGGGGAAACTCAGCAGCCATCGCTGGTTCAAG GTCaccagataa